GTAAAAATATGCTCTACATGGTCAATCATAAATCTGATTTCCTTCAGAATTTCATCCATGGTATGCCCTGCTTCCGCCATCTTCAGTGCCTGGAGCACAATCAATCCCGTCGCACAGGAACCTCCCTGCGAGTCCACAATCTCCATTCTTATATTATCGTATTCCGCTTTCAGTTCTTCTGTTATAACCGCTGACAGTGAAAAGCACCCGGACATCTCACTGGAAAAGGAAAGGTATATAAAGTCCTCACCCCTTTTACAGCAGTCTTCAAAAGCATTTCTCATCACATCATAAGGGACTTGTGCCGTCTGCGGAAGAATGTCCCGCCGCATCCAGTCATACACCTGTTCTATTCCTATATCCACTCCATCCAGATAGTTCTGTCCGTCAACTGTAATCACCAGAGGTAATGTAATCAAATCATATCCTCTTAATAACTCTTCTGCAATGTCACAGGTACTGTCTGCTATAATCCGAATCATATTTTCACCTGATTTTTCTTTTTATGTTGGGGTCAGAAAGTATTTTGCCCCCTGATACCTGCGGATTGCTACGCACTTTGTGACCCTGGTATCTTTTATATTATATCACTATCCATAAAGAATAGCTATACTACATCCTGATTTTAAAGGTTTTCGGCGCCAGCCTGTAAATCAGGATACACGCTATGATACTGTACAGGATGCAGAAAACAATTGTCATCACTCCAAACAATAATGTCTGCATGCGCAGTTTCGTCATATAAAAACAGAACAGGTACGTCACTGACATCACAATCTGATAGGTAGCGCTTTTCAGTTCCGTTCCCGCATTGTAAGGCTGGAGCAGGTAATAAACAGTGAGATAATGTACAGAGAAAAAGAGACTCATGGCAGGAATTGAAACAATCAGTACCACATAGTTCACCGGATTATCCGTACCTCCCGAGAAAAAGAGAATAAGAGAGAGTCCGATTCCAATAATTACAGCCGGAACCGCATTGATTTTCATTATCTCACGCAGGCGGATCTGGAAAAGCTTCAGCATGAATTTGGGTTGTTTATAAAATGAATACGTCAAAAGGCTGTGGTCACAATTCATAAACAAGGCTCTGGTAAATCCCGTGCCACGATTGATTGCATACATAATAAATACAAAATAAGGCAGCCAATTCAATATCAGCTCGTTGATTTTCTTCTTGATTTCCGGTGCCAGATACAAGGTCAGCAGTACACCACAAATGAGACCGGCACATACAAAAGCAATTTTTTTCGTAGCATTCCAAAGTATTTTCTGATGGCGCTTGATAAAAAGTTCATTGAGATATTCATAGCCCTTTCGATTACTGCTGATGGATATATCCGTGGAAATTGTCTTTTCACTGGCTTTCTTCGTGTTCTGTGCAACTGTATCCATCTGATTTATCATCTGGGAAAGCATCTGCTGATTTATCTCCCGGTAGTCCTGAAAAGAAATAAGCTTTCTGATACCAACTGCTCCTGCCGGAATAAATACGAGCATCAATACAGCAGAAAGAATACCCGGAAGAACAATTCCCGCAGCAGGCAAACCATATGCCGCACCTAAAAGAACCGCGGTACACAACCACAGATACTTACTGATTTTATTCTCGTTATAGACAAATCCACGCCGTTCATAGTCCCAAAGGGAAAAGGCCGCAATCGTCAATTTCACTCCTGCAATTGAAAATGGAAGCAGCAGGCAAAGCCAGACCGGAAGACCTCTGCCCATTCCAAGCCAAAGTATAAATGGAGTAAAACCAAGGATGACCTTGATAATGGAGTAGGTATAATTGACCAGCGTATATTCCCTTGCATCCATACGCATCAGAATCATGGCATAGTACTTGTCTCTTGTAGGATTAAACAGGCTGGTATTCGTAAATGCACCAATAATCGTCAGAAGCAGAAGAATATGCAGAAATACCTGATCACCAGGTACCTTTCTGTACAGTGAACCGATTCCGGCTACCATCGTGAGCAGATATAAGAGCTTTCCCAAAAAGACGGATATCAGCTCCCAAAGTACGGAAAGTACATTTGCAAAGATTTTTAATCCCCAGACTTTATACAGTGCTTCCGGTAACAGCTTCTTTACAAGCGGAATCTGTTTCAGAGAATACAGGATGCTGTTCACATGATATGTATTTTTCAGGGAAAAGGAAATCTGTAGAGTTCTATTCATATCCTTCCTCCCTCAGTGCAGCAATAATTTTATCTTTAAACCCGCTGCTGTCCAGGTTGGATTTTTCCACCACCTCAAGCTCACCATGACTGAGTAACACAATTTCATCGCATAAATCCAGAGCCAGATCCATAATATGTGTTGAAAAGATCGTAATGCGGCCCTGTTTTAAAGAACGCAGCAGCTGCTTCATCTCTTCGGCTACAACCACATCGAGTGATGTCAGAGGCTCGTCAAGAAGAAGAATGTTCGGCTCTGCAATAATATTGATAAGCATCTGCATCTTATTCTTCATACCATGTGAATAATCCTTCAAGAGCTTATCGCGATCCTCCGGAGCAATTTTCATATACTCAAAATATTCGTCAATAGATTCGGGACTCTGGACAGACTTCTCATTGATATCCAGAAAGAACTTAAGAAACTCTCTCCCTGTCAGGAATTCGGGTACTGTAGGGGTTGACAGTACGTATCCTATGTCTTCTGCCACAACTTCACGACGAACTCCCTCCGATACCAGGTAAAAACTGCCGCTATCCTTTTTGATGTCCCGATTCAGACAATTGAACAATGTGGTTTTCCCTGCACCGTTTCTGCCCAATAGCCCATAGATTTTACCCTCTTCAAAAGTAAAATTAATATCTCGAAGCACCTCCTTTTTCTCAAAATGCTTCGATAAATGCTCGATAACAAAATCCATATATCCTCCTGTACTATATCATTGTGAAATTTAATCCTTTATTTTTATTATAGCAAAATTGTTTATACAAAGGAACTGGCTGGAGGCAGTTTTTTTGTATATCAATATATATTGATTGTTTATAGGGAAATTGTATCTAAAAAAGTACACTATGACTCCAGAATTGAATTGCCTAAATTTATTTTAAGCCTTATAATGTAGAAGTAAGATATTTTTTTAACAATCTTGTTAAGGAGGTAACAATATTGAAAGGTTATGGAATGTTTTCAATCAATAATGCCGGATGGATAGAAAAGGACAGGCCCGTGTGTGGTCCGTTAGATGCTATTATAGAACCTATAGTTGTGGCACCCTGCTCTTCTGATACACATGTTCTTCATGGGGGATCCGGTGAAAAGAACAATCTGATTTTAGGACATGAAGCTGTTGGTAAGGTTACTGAAACCGGAAATCTGGTAAAAAATTTTAAATCCGGAGATATCGTAGTGGTGCCTTGTTGTACACCTGACTGGCTTTCTCTGAACACGCAGGGTGAGTACAATGCTCATGATGAAGGACTTATGGCAAGTTTTAAGTTTTTAGGTTCAAAAGACGGCACTTTTGCGGAATATTTTCATGTAAATCAGGCTGACGCCAATCTTGTACTGCTTCCTGAGAAGGTCGCTCCTGAGGCTGCTATTATGACTGTTGATATGATGTCCACAGGCTTTCACGGCGTTGAAAATGCAAATGTAGGTTTTGGAGATACTGTTGTTGTAATCGGCATTGGGCCTGTCGGTTTGATGGCTGTTGCAGGAACAAAATTAAAAGGCGCAGGCCGGATCATCGCGGTCGGAACCCGTCCGAACTGCGTTGCCATCGCAAAAGAATATGGAGCAACGGATATTATCAGCTACAAAGATGGCGATATTGTGAATCAGGTACTGGAATTAACAAAAGAAGGCGCTGATTCTGTCATCATTGCCGGAGGAAATGCTGAGACTTTCCGCCAGGCCGTAGACATGACAAAACCCGGCGGCTATATTTCCAACGTTAACTTCTTCGATATCACAGACACATTGTCGATGCCTGCCTATTCATGGGGTCTTGGAATGGCAAATAAAACAATTCGCGGCGGTTTTTGCCCCGGAGGTGCATTACGGATTCACAAAATGCTGGAAATGCTGGAGCACGACAGAGTAGATACAACGAAACTGATCACGCATACATTCAGAGGTTTCGATAAGATTGAAGATGCATTCAAACTCATGGATGAAAAACCAGGAGA
The window above is part of the Novisyntrophococcus fermenticellae genome. Proteins encoded here:
- a CDS encoding NAD(P)-dependent alcohol dehydrogenase; protein product: MKGYGMFSINNAGWIEKDRPVCGPLDAIIEPIVVAPCSSDTHVLHGGSGEKNNLILGHEAVGKVTETGNLVKNFKSGDIVVVPCCTPDWLSLNTQGEYNAHDEGLMASFKFLGSKDGTFAEYFHVNQADANLVLLPEKVAPEAAIMTVDMMSTGFHGVENANVGFGDTVVVIGIGPVGLMAVAGTKLKGAGRIIAVGTRPNCVAIAKEYGATDIISYKDGDIVNQVLELTKEGADSVIIAGGNAETFRQAVDMTKPGGYISNVNFFDITDTLSMPAYSWGLGMANKTIRGGFCPGGALRIHKMLEMLEHDRVDTTKLITHTFRGFDKIEDAFKLMDEKPGDLIKPVVFI
- a CDS encoding ABC transporter ATP-binding protein is translated as MDFVIEHLSKHFEKKEVLRDINFTFEEGKIYGLLGRNGAGKTTLFNCLNRDIKKDSGSFYLVSEGVRREVVAEDIGYVLSTPTVPEFLTGREFLKFFLDINEKSVQSPESIDEYFEYMKIAPEDRDKLLKDYSHGMKNKMQMLINIIAEPNILLLDEPLTSLDVVVAEEMKQLLRSLKQGRITIFSTHIMDLALDLCDEIVLLSHGELEVVEKSNLDSSGFKDKIIAALREEGYE
- a CDS encoding DegV family protein, whose amino-acid sequence is MIRIIADSTCDIAEELLRGYDLITLPLVITVDGQNYLDGVDIGIEQVYDWMRRDILPQTAQVPYDVMRNAFEDCCKRGEDFIYLSFSSEMSGCFSLSAVITEELKAEYDNIRMEIVDSQGGSCATGLIVLQALKMAEAGHTMDEILKEIRFMIDHVEHIFTVADLNWMVKGGRISKPLGLAGSVLNIRPWLDVERGKMIVKGMVRGEKRAIALITEEVKKRSGAFSRQLIAIAHAGDRLLAEKVEEKIKKSLPECATAITEIGGVLGVHLGMSGIGVFFFNERSGGYRLDLIDNKS